In the genome of Candidatus Aminicenantes bacterium, one region contains:
- a CDS encoding DEAD/DEAH box helicase family protein, giving the protein MSKVIVIENPILNSPFMEPKRHFRFSEEGITNEIVEARRKSAYFVPVPRSKKKAGAQPLFKTEWTEDRIEENKLINNIRERVSLWRAKGRPYISRITSQLIDYWTRPEREKKLFFCQIEALETIIYIIEAASKLGDQWIENTLKEENETSNPLLYRIAFKMATGSGKTLVMAMLIAWHALNKFANPQDARFSDAFLLVTPGITIRDRLRVLLPNDPDNYYKKHDILSTEWQLELCKAKIIIGNFHQMKPRE; this is encoded by the coding sequence ATGAGTAAAGTGATTGTCATCGAAAACCCGATTCTTAATTCACCTTTTATGGAACCTAAGCGCCACTTCCGTTTTTCAGAGGAAGGAATCACCAATGAGATCGTCGAAGCACGCCGGAAGAGCGCCTATTTTGTCCCCGTGCCGAGATCCAAAAAAAAGGCGGGCGCGCAGCCCCTATTTAAAACCGAATGGACCGAAGACCGCATCGAGGAAAATAAGCTAATTAATAATATCCGTGAACGAGTATCTTTGTGGCGGGCCAAGGGAAGGCCGTATATATCCCGAATCACATCCCAACTTATTGATTATTGGACAAGGCCGGAGCGTGAGAAAAAACTATTTTTCTGTCAGATTGAGGCGCTGGAAACCATAATATATATTATTGAAGCAGCTTCAAAACTTGGCGATCAATGGATCGAAAATACCCTGAAAGAAGAAAACGAAACGAGCAATCCCCTGCTTTACCGTATCGCCTTTAAAATGGCCACCGGTTCGGGAAAGACATTAGTCATGGCCATGCTTATCGCCTGGCATGCTCTCAACAAATTCGCCAATCCTCAGGATGCCAGGTTCAGTGACGCCTTTCTCCTGGTGACCCCGGGAATCACCATCCGTGACCGCTTAAGGGTCTTGCTGCCCAATGACCCGGACAACTATTACAAAAAGCATGACATTTTGTCCACGGAATGGCAGCTGGAATTATGCAAAGCCAAGATCATTATCGGAAATTTTCACCAGATGAAACCAAGGGAG